A single window of Nocardioides kongjuensis DNA harbors:
- a CDS encoding helix-turn-helix domain-containing protein, with amino-acid sequence MTTVADLPRAGLARVVEELGSTLLDVVCGEVQRPEEIGGVVIDDPLDEPELPEHALVLGVGLHEPASITAALERLGGQGALGLVVRAPVEVTDELAAAARRTGVTVLALARGAAWTHLAGMIRGLTSDGPQLDPEPLGRTGAGLRQVVGYQSGLDDLFAVANAIAALVDAPVTIEDRSSRLLAFSSRQEEADTWRVQTILRRQVPEEYTRQLEEQGVFQEIYRSTRPVWVPPLSDDEPSGSGRAAIAVRAGDEILGTIWAVVNEPMDEARGQALYDASKLVAMHLVWARADADVERRLRADLLSTALESGPRTAETLRRLGLKDEPAVVLALTVVGAGTESPLPAQLAVERKRVADAFALHLTAVHPRSAAGLVGDVAYGILPVARGRKDGEERAAEIAADFLSRVDSRLRPLVGVGPLAAGSASLKRSRTGADRALRVLRSRPGQQVARLDDVHLEALLLELADRVPRGDIPSGAVARIVAYDQEHQSSLVDTLRAWLDAFGDVAIASAAMYVHANTFRYRLRRAAEVGRLDLTDPNARLAAMLQLRLMDLTAPD; translated from the coding sequence GTGACGACCGTGGCCGACCTCCCCCGCGCCGGACTCGCTCGCGTCGTCGAGGAGCTCGGCAGCACGCTGCTCGACGTGGTCTGCGGCGAGGTGCAGCGCCCCGAGGAGATCGGCGGCGTGGTCATCGACGACCCGCTCGACGAGCCGGAGCTGCCCGAGCACGCACTGGTCCTCGGCGTCGGGCTGCACGAGCCGGCGTCGATCACGGCGGCGCTCGAGCGGCTGGGCGGGCAGGGCGCGCTCGGGCTCGTCGTCCGGGCGCCGGTGGAGGTGACCGACGAGCTCGCGGCGGCGGCTCGTCGTACGGGCGTCACGGTGCTCGCCCTCGCCCGCGGCGCCGCGTGGACGCACCTGGCCGGGATGATCCGCGGCCTCACCAGCGACGGTCCGCAGCTCGACCCCGAGCCGCTCGGGCGCACCGGCGCGGGGCTGCGCCAGGTGGTCGGCTACCAGTCCGGCCTCGACGACCTGTTCGCCGTCGCCAACGCCATCGCCGCCCTCGTCGACGCGCCGGTCACGATCGAGGACCGCAGCTCCCGCCTGCTCGCCTTCTCCAGCCGCCAGGAGGAGGCCGACACCTGGCGGGTGCAGACGATCCTGCGCCGCCAGGTGCCCGAGGAGTACACGCGCCAGCTCGAGGAGCAGGGCGTCTTCCAGGAGATCTACCGCTCGACGCGGCCGGTCTGGGTGCCGCCGCTGTCCGACGACGAGCCGTCCGGCAGCGGACGTGCGGCGATCGCCGTCCGCGCTGGCGACGAGATCCTCGGCACCATCTGGGCAGTCGTCAACGAGCCGATGGACGAGGCCCGCGGGCAGGCGCTGTACGACGCCTCGAAGCTGGTCGCGATGCACCTGGTGTGGGCGCGGGCCGACGCCGACGTCGAGCGACGGCTGCGGGCCGACCTGCTCAGCACCGCGCTGGAGAGCGGCCCGCGCACCGCGGAGACGCTGCGCCGGCTGGGGCTCAAGGACGAGCCGGCCGTGGTCCTCGCGCTGACCGTCGTCGGCGCGGGGACCGAGAGCCCGCTGCCCGCCCAGCTCGCCGTCGAGCGCAAGCGCGTCGCCGACGCGTTCGCGCTGCACCTGACCGCCGTGCACCCGCGCAGCGCCGCCGGCCTGGTCGGCGACGTCGCCTACGGCATCCTGCCGGTCGCGCGCGGCCGCAAGGACGGCGAGGAGCGCGCCGCCGAGATCGCCGCCGACTTCCTCTCCCGCGTCGACTCCCGGCTGCGCCCGCTCGTCGGCGTCGGTCCGCTCGCGGCGGGCAGCGCGTCCCTCAAGCGCTCCCGCACCGGCGCCGACCGCGCCCTGCGGGTCCTCCGCTCACGACCGGGCCAGCAGGTCGCCCGCCTCGACGACGTCCACCTCGAGGCGCTCCTGCTCGAGCTCGCCGACCGGGTCCCCCGCGGCGACATCCCCAGCGGCGCCGTCGCCCGGATCGTCGCCTACGACCAGGAGCACCAGAGCAGCCTGGTCGACACCCTGCGCGCCTGGCTGGACGCCTTCGGCGACGTCGCCATCGCCTCGGCCGCGATGTACGTCCACGCCAACACCTTCCGCTACCGGCTGCGCCGCGCCGCCGAGGTCGGCCGGCTCGACCTCACCGACCCGAACGCCCGGCTCGCGGCCATGCTGCAGCTGCGGCTGATGGACCTCACCGCTCCGGACTGA
- a CDS encoding prolyl oligopeptidase family serine peptidase: protein MADLAALRTTIGDARVVALGEAGHNITELHELRDDLFRVLVEDLGFTALVLESGFAEGLELDAWVAGGPGSVESAAAGISYGFGHCAAVHRQLSWLRSHGGVRVHGMDVSGGSTSPGPAVRALMSRIPAAAGDPDLLRRSDLGGRVEAALRWAGLSEAERERLRADLRDLAARGTAVGDPVAERLAASVLAFADGHDRDRFMADTVRWVLEREERVLVSAHDGHVQRTPYDGVPTLGGLLGDALGDDLVVVGTTFTSGPAVRITDRSTRPFDWAVALEEGVPGPVLDDEAFDLVLDLGVVHRVPGAFERLERELAAPYPPSRTVDVVATQAGVCVPDPYRWLEAEDDEVHAWQRRQAEVATGSILGAQDRVALRTLVEEHDAGARPVLPRHAAGRWFRPVAGTVVVAEEPYGAGDPVVVLDEGAVLSWLAPSPDGRVLAIGVCTDGSEHNTIRLLDVASGQRLPAPPQVLHSAWTGGVSWAADSAGFWFLALTGTPEEFVQATFHHSLTTGATVVEPVPVPEGSREYTLVQPSPDGRWLVAAHRVGSPVPVAVRDLASPGSGWRPFVTACTGTVAGHVVGDRYVAVTDVGAARGRVVAIPLDSLSADDASTWEELVPEGPTVLRSITPVGEHLYLAELDRTFARVRVLDVAGRVLGEVPLPGRGALAAPFFALTGLAVGAPAPDFLFAFSTPTTSWSVHRHRSVTAAVETLLAPAVTLDAVVEEGATPAADGTLVPFHVIRSAAAGNGAAPTLITAYGAANVPTLPSYQPDLAAFVAAGGTVVQAYLRGGGELGRDWYLAAHRETKHVRDDDLVAVAEHLVASGRTTPDRLALTGGSDGGLMCGVAVTTRPDLWRAVLPRAPLLDLVAGMRDPYLDFVIRKAWGDPDDPVDVRRMIGRSPYELVHPGTFPAVYVQAGATDPRCRPWHARKFVARLQAAQQGDAPILLHVFEDAGHGAATSPEVVLAQDVEWLGFLVQQLGLSPER from the coding sequence GTGGCCGACCTCGCCGCGCTGCGCACCACGATCGGTGACGCCCGCGTGGTGGCACTCGGCGAGGCCGGCCACAACATCACCGAGCTCCACGAGCTCCGGGACGACCTGTTCCGGGTGCTCGTGGAGGACCTCGGGTTCACCGCACTGGTGCTGGAGTCCGGCTTCGCCGAAGGGCTCGAGCTCGACGCGTGGGTGGCCGGCGGTCCCGGCTCGGTGGAGTCGGCGGCAGCCGGGATCTCCTACGGGTTCGGGCACTGCGCTGCCGTGCACCGGCAGCTCTCCTGGTTGCGCTCGCACGGTGGTGTGCGCGTCCACGGCATGGACGTGTCCGGTGGCTCGACCTCTCCCGGGCCCGCGGTGCGGGCCCTGATGTCCCGGATCCCCGCAGCTGCGGGGGATCCGGACCTCCTGCGCCGCAGCGACCTCGGGGGCCGGGTCGAGGCGGCGCTGCGCTGGGCCGGACTGTCCGAGGCCGAGCGCGAGCGGCTGCGGGCCGACCTGCGGGATCTCGCTGCACGCGGCACGGCGGTGGGGGACCCGGTCGCCGAGCGGCTGGCCGCGTCGGTCCTCGCGTTCGCCGACGGGCACGACCGCGACCGGTTCATGGCCGACACCGTGCGCTGGGTGCTGGAGCGCGAGGAGCGGGTGCTGGTGAGCGCGCACGACGGGCACGTCCAGCGCACGCCGTACGACGGCGTCCCGACCCTGGGGGGCCTGCTCGGCGACGCACTGGGGGACGACCTCGTGGTCGTCGGCACCACCTTCACCTCCGGCCCCGCCGTCCGGATCACCGACCGCTCGACGCGGCCGTTCGACTGGGCGGTCGCACTGGAGGAGGGCGTCCCCGGCCCGGTCCTGGACGACGAGGCGTTCGACCTGGTCCTCGACCTCGGCGTGGTGCACCGCGTGCCCGGCGCCTTCGAGCGGCTGGAGCGCGAGCTCGCGGCGCCGTACCCGCCGAGCCGGACCGTCGACGTCGTCGCCACCCAGGCGGGCGTCTGCGTGCCCGACCCGTACCGCTGGCTGGAGGCCGAGGACGACGAGGTCCACGCCTGGCAGCGACGGCAGGCCGAGGTCGCGACCGGCTCGATCCTCGGCGCGCAGGACCGCGTCGCCCTGCGCACGCTGGTCGAGGAGCACGACGCCGGGGCGCGTCCCGTGCTGCCCCGGCACGCCGCGGGGCGCTGGTTCCGGCCGGTCGCGGGGACGGTCGTGGTGGCCGAGGAGCCCTACGGTGCGGGTGATCCGGTCGTCGTCCTCGACGAGGGTGCGGTGCTCTCGTGGCTGGCGCCCTCGCCCGACGGCCGGGTGCTGGCGATCGGCGTGTGCACCGACGGCAGCGAGCACAACACGATCCGGCTCCTCGACGTCGCCTCCGGACAACGGCTGCCCGCGCCGCCGCAGGTGCTGCACAGCGCCTGGACCGGCGGCGTCTCCTGGGCGGCCGACAGCGCAGGCTTCTGGTTCCTCGCGCTGACCGGTACGCCGGAGGAGTTCGTGCAGGCGACCTTCCACCACTCGCTCACCACCGGCGCGACCGTGGTCGAGCCGGTCCCGGTGCCCGAGGGATCGCGCGAGTACACGCTGGTGCAGCCGTCGCCGGACGGGCGCTGGCTGGTGGCCGCGCACCGGGTCGGCAGCCCGGTCCCCGTGGCCGTGCGGGACCTGGCCTCGCCGGGGTCGGGGTGGCGGCCGTTCGTCACCGCCTGCACCGGCACCGTGGCCGGGCACGTGGTCGGGGACAGGTACGTCGCGGTCACCGACGTCGGCGCGGCGCGCGGCAGGGTGGTCGCGATCCCGCTCGACTCGCTGAGCGCCGACGACGCCTCCACCTGGGAGGAGCTCGTCCCCGAGGGACCGACCGTGCTGCGCTCGATCACGCCCGTGGGAGAGCACCTCTACCTCGCCGAGCTGGACCGGACATTCGCGCGGGTGCGGGTCCTGGACGTCGCCGGGCGTGTGCTGGGGGAGGTGCCGCTGCCCGGCCGCGGCGCCCTCGCTGCGCCCTTCTTCGCGCTCACCGGCCTCGCCGTCGGTGCGCCCGCGCCCGACTTCCTGTTCGCCTTCTCCACGCCCACCACCTCCTGGAGCGTGCACCGGCACCGGTCCGTCACCGCTGCGGTCGAGACCCTGCTGGCGCCGGCCGTCACGCTGGACGCGGTCGTCGAGGAGGGCGCCACGCCCGCTGCCGACGGGACGCTCGTGCCCTTCCACGTCATCCGGTCCGCGGCGGCGGGCAACGGCGCGGCGCCGACACTGATCACGGCGTACGGCGCCGCGAACGTGCCGACCCTGCCGTCGTACCAGCCCGACCTGGCGGCCTTCGTCGCCGCCGGCGGCACCGTCGTCCAGGCCTACCTGCGTGGTGGTGGCGAGCTCGGCCGGGACTGGTACCTCGCCGCGCACCGCGAGACCAAGCACGTCCGCGACGACGACCTGGTCGCCGTCGCCGAGCACCTGGTCGCCAGCGGTCGTACGACGCCCGACCGGCTCGCGCTCACCGGCGGCTCGGACGGCGGCCTGATGTGCGGCGTCGCCGTCACGACCCGCCCCGACCTGTGGCGGGCCGTCCTCCCGCGCGCGCCCCTGCTCGACCTCGTCGCCGGCATGCGGGACCCGTACCTCGACTTCGTGATCCGCAAGGCGTGGGGCGATCCCGACGACCCGGTGGACGTACGCCGGATGATCGGACGCTCGCCGTACGAGCTGGTCCACCCGGGCACCTTCCCGGCCGTCTACGTGCAGGCCGGTGCCACCGACCCGCGCTGCCGACCGTGGCACGCCCGCAAGTTCGTCGCGCGCCTGCAGGCCGCCCAGCAGGGCGATGCCCCGATCCTGCTGCACGTCTTCGAGGACGCCGGTCACGGAGCCGCGACCAGCCCGGAGGTGGTGCTTGCGCAGGACGTCGAGTGGCTGGGGTTCCTGGTCCAGCAGCTGGGGCTCAGTCCGGAGCGGTGA
- a CDS encoding ABC transporter substrate-binding protein: protein MTHLRGQRTGRLGAALVAVVALLVSGCSSEGASTKDVAKKYKDIPAETGKPQDGGTITVALTPGLSPNYIYPYPPASANGTVIARGLMWRGLYRTSGTGDQVVNPEQSLAEMPEVSEDRKSVTVRLKDHRWSNGRAVTADDVVFSLDLLKAALDKSPGNWSFYTPGQFPDGVTAEASADDTVTFHLETAYNESYLLSMLALLYVMPSQEWAIAETGGQQLDFTDPKNAKAIYTYLTKQSEDQAGFATNPLWQVVSGPYRLKSFDSTTGSFSLVPNEEYDGPGDSRLDQVDFKAFTSASAVLNQYKAGTLTVGTLDSSYVTEIDALKKDGYHVYGAPAPARFDSLTINFENTVDDFDKIIAQPYVRQALQHLIDQPGYVESRGIYNGAASENYSTAGADSPYPPEFGDKAPYPYDPEAAGKLLADHGWKVEPNGTTACENPGTAEDQCGADIPQGAKIRFTLASANTPAYVGARDVAFVSEAKKLGIEVNVVTKSLNYMYSNYGNSFAPATKNEWAMQDYGPLYLAAGYPSSNTVFNTTGSFNLGSYSNKEVDELIDESTFGADPAVLSKEITTISEDVPVLFFPTPHTLVVWKDTLSGPPESFQALLSFLYSPEQWYLTK from the coding sequence ATGACCCACCTGCGTGGACAGCGAACCGGCCGCCTCGGCGCGGCCCTGGTCGCGGTGGTCGCCCTCCTCGTCTCGGGATGCTCCAGCGAGGGAGCATCGACGAAGGACGTCGCGAAGAAGTACAAGGACATCCCGGCCGAGACCGGCAAGCCCCAGGACGGCGGCACCATCACCGTCGCGCTCACGCCGGGCCTGAGCCCCAACTACATCTACCCGTACCCGCCGGCGTCGGCCAACGGCACGGTGATCGCGCGCGGCCTGATGTGGCGCGGGCTGTACCGGACCAGCGGCACCGGCGACCAGGTCGTCAACCCCGAGCAGAGCCTGGCCGAGATGCCGGAGGTCAGCGAGGACCGCAAGAGCGTCACGGTGAGGCTCAAGGACCACCGGTGGTCCAACGGCCGCGCCGTCACCGCCGACGACGTCGTGTTCTCCCTCGACCTGCTCAAGGCGGCGCTCGACAAGAGCCCCGGCAACTGGAGCTTCTACACGCCGGGCCAGTTCCCCGACGGCGTCACCGCCGAGGCGAGCGCCGACGACACGGTGACCTTCCACCTCGAGACGGCCTACAACGAGTCCTACCTGCTCTCGATGCTCGCGCTGCTCTACGTCATGCCGTCGCAGGAGTGGGCGATCGCCGAGACCGGCGGCCAGCAGCTGGACTTCACCGACCCGAAGAACGCGAAGGCGATCTACACCTACCTGACCAAGCAGTCCGAGGACCAGGCCGGCTTCGCCACCAACCCGCTGTGGCAGGTCGTCAGCGGCCCCTACAGGCTGAAGTCCTTCGACTCGACCACCGGCTCGTTCTCGCTGGTGCCCAACGAGGAGTACGACGGCCCCGGCGACTCGCGCCTCGACCAGGTCGACTTCAAGGCGTTCACCTCCGCCTCGGCCGTGCTCAACCAGTACAAGGCCGGCACGCTCACCGTCGGCACGCTCGACTCGAGCTACGTCACCGAGATCGACGCCCTCAAGAAGGACGGCTACCACGTGTACGGCGCCCCCGCGCCGGCCCGCTTCGACTCGCTGACCATCAACTTCGAGAACACCGTCGACGACTTCGACAAGATCATCGCCCAGCCCTACGTGCGCCAGGCGCTGCAGCACCTGATCGACCAGCCGGGGTACGTCGAGAGCCGCGGCATCTACAACGGCGCCGCCTCCGAGAACTACAGCACCGCCGGCGCGGACTCGCCGTACCCGCCGGAGTTCGGCGACAAGGCGCCCTACCCCTACGACCCGGAGGCGGCCGGGAAGCTGCTCGCCGACCACGGCTGGAAGGTCGAGCCCAACGGCACCACCGCCTGCGAGAACCCCGGCACGGCCGAGGACCAGTGCGGAGCGGACATCCCGCAGGGCGCGAAGATCAGGTTCACGCTGGCCTCGGCCAACACCCCGGCGTACGTCGGCGCGCGGGACGTCGCGTTCGTCTCCGAGGCCAAGAAGCTCGGCATCGAGGTCAACGTGGTGACCAAGTCGCTGAACTACATGTACTCCAACTACGGCAACAGCTTCGCGCCGGCCACGAAGAACGAGTGGGCGATGCAGGACTACGGTCCGCTCTACCTGGCTGCCGGGTACCCGAGCAGCAACACCGTCTTCAACACCACGGGCAGCTTCAACCTGGGCAGCTACTCCAACAAGGAGGTCGACGAGCTGATCGACGAGTCCACCTTCGGTGCGGACCCCGCCGTGCTCTCGAAGGAGATCACCACCATCTCCGAGGACGTGCCGGTGCTCTTCTTCCCGACGCCGCACACGCTGGTGGTGTGGAAGGACACGCTGTCCGGCCCGCCCGAGTCGTTCCAGGCGCTGCTGAGCTTCCTCTACAGCCCGGAGCAGTGGTACCTCACGAAGTGA
- a CDS encoding ABC transporter permease, giving the protein MTAVPATPESVHLPPAPAGVRAAVRRLRHHPLGLAGGALLLLVVAFCYLGPLFWKTNQTDVNLLDAALPPGPGHPLGTDTNGFDVLGRLMAGGQVSLQIGLLAAVFATTFGTVYGAVAGLAGGIVDGFLMRMVDVLLSVPFLFFVLILSARFHANAWSLALVIGAFSWLISARLVRGEVLTLRVREYVLAARVMGATRRRIIFTHLIPNAMGVIIVNVTFQVADAVLVVAALGFLGFGLSYPTTDWGSQLASGVTYISADYWWLIYPVGGFIVLTVLALNLLADALRDAVGRKAD; this is encoded by the coding sequence ATGACCGCCGTCCCCGCCACCCCCGAGTCCGTGCACCTGCCCCCCGCGCCGGCCGGCGTCCGGGCCGCCGTACGCCGGCTGCGGCACCACCCGCTCGGCCTGGCCGGTGGCGCGCTGCTCCTGCTGGTCGTCGCCTTCTGCTACCTCGGGCCGCTGTTCTGGAAGACCAACCAGACCGACGTCAACCTGCTCGACGCCGCGCTGCCGCCCGGCCCCGGGCACCCGCTCGGCACCGACACCAACGGCTTCGACGTCCTCGGCCGGCTGATGGCCGGCGGCCAGGTCTCGTTGCAGATCGGCCTGCTGGCCGCGGTCTTCGCCACCACCTTCGGCACCGTGTACGGCGCCGTGGCCGGCCTCGCCGGCGGGATCGTCGACGGCTTCTTGATGCGGATGGTCGACGTGCTCCTGTCGGTGCCCTTCCTGTTCTTCGTCCTCATCCTCTCCGCCCGCTTCCACGCGAACGCGTGGAGCCTCGCGCTGGTGATCGGCGCCTTCTCGTGGCTGATCTCCGCCCGACTCGTCCGCGGCGAGGTGCTGACCCTGCGGGTGCGGGAGTACGTCCTCGCAGCCCGGGTGATGGGCGCCACGCGCCGGCGGATCATCTTCACCCACCTGATCCCCAACGCGATGGGCGTCATCATCGTCAACGTCACCTTCCAGGTGGCCGACGCGGTGCTCGTGGTCGCGGCGCTCGGCTTCCTCGGCTTCGGGCTGAGCTACCCGACGACCGACTGGGGCAGCCAGCTCGCCAGCGGTGTCACCTACATCTCGGCCGACTACTGGTGGCTGATCTACCCCGTCGGCGGGTTCATCGTGCTCACCGTGCTCGCCCTCAACCTGCTCGCCGACGCGCTGCGCGACGCGGTCGGACGCAAGGCCGACTGA
- a CDS encoding ABC transporter permease yields the protein MAWYVAKRLAVSAVVLLGISAVVFFLLHLVSDSPGRVVLGQRASPQAVADFNHEHGFDRPVVVQYLSYLGQLLHGDLGRSYKLNQDVGTLLQQNAGRSAMLSLAGLVLALLIAVPLGILQAVKRNSVVDRVATGLAYVLYATPAFLLGLVLIAVFSQQLDLFPAEASQSHSPWVVFTDPRSMALPVVTIAVTSIAIFSQYQRSSALDQLGQDYIRVARAKGLPERLVLTRHLLRNACLPLITLVGTMIPLLLAGNLIVESLFNYSGLGLLFLNSLQREDYPVLLAYTLIGGVLTVAGNFIADIAVAMADRRIELAS from the coding sequence ATGGCCTGGTACGTCGCCAAGCGGCTCGCCGTCTCCGCCGTGGTCCTCCTCGGCATCTCGGCCGTCGTCTTCTTCCTGCTGCACCTGGTCTCCGACAGCCCCGGCCGGGTGGTGCTCGGCCAGCGCGCCAGCCCGCAGGCGGTGGCCGACTTCAACCACGAGCACGGCTTCGACCGCCCGGTCGTGGTGCAGTACCTCAGCTACCTCGGCCAGCTGCTGCACGGCGACCTGGGCCGCTCCTACAAGCTCAACCAGGACGTCGGCACGCTGCTCCAGCAGAACGCCGGTCGCAGCGCGATGCTGTCCCTCGCCGGGCTGGTGCTGGCGCTGCTCATCGCCGTCCCGCTGGGCATCCTGCAAGCCGTCAAGCGCAACAGTGTCGTCGACCGGGTCGCCACCGGCCTCGCCTACGTCCTCTACGCGACGCCGGCGTTCCTGCTCGGCCTGGTCCTGATCGCGGTGTTCAGCCAGCAGCTGGACCTGTTCCCGGCGGAGGCCTCGCAGTCGCACTCGCCGTGGGTGGTGTTCACCGACCCGCGATCGATGGCGCTGCCTGTCGTCACCATCGCGGTCACGAGCATCGCGATCTTCAGCCAGTACCAGCGCTCCTCGGCACTCGACCAGCTCGGCCAGGACTACATCCGGGTCGCACGCGCCAAGGGCCTGCCCGAGAGGCTGGTGCTCACCCGGCACCTGCTGCGCAACGCCTGCCTGCCGCTGATCACCCTGGTCGGCACGATGATCCCGCTGCTCCTGGCCGGCAACCTGATCGTCGAGTCGCTGTTCAACTACTCCGGTCTGGGGCTGCTGTTCCTCAACAGCCTGCAACGCGAGGACTACCCGGTGCTCCTCGCCTACACCCTCATTGGCGGTGTGCTGACCGTCGCGGGCAACTTCATCGCCGACATCGCGGTCGCCATGGCCGACCGCAGGATCGAGCTCGCCTCATGA